The Miscanthus floridulus cultivar M001 chromosome 17, ASM1932011v1, whole genome shotgun sequence genome has a window encoding:
- the LOC136517686 gene encoding uncharacterized protein codes for MSPREWIHDVGNGPFIGVMIFIVAITAGSMLFAKYCVGDKAFMRTGYDFEGYVMRKCPVCVGLPKRTHPHVMEVGPLEIEIGVVTVEGASEPPAPPAAASSAPPPPSAAATPAPPPPPVAVAVPVAAKEEEEEEHEDNKDWEEDDYDEEFDFEAFEEAEALGL; via the coding sequence ATGTCGCCAAGGGAGTGGATCCACGATGTCGGCAATGGTCCTTTCATCGGGGTCATGATTTTCATTGTGGCGATCACGGCTGGATCCATGCTCTTTGCCAAGTACTGTGTCGGGGACAAGGCGTTTATGCGCACTGGCTATGACTTTGAAGGCTATGTGATGCGCAAGTGCCCCGTTTGTGTTGGCCTTCCCAAGCGAACACATCCCCATGTAATGGAGGTAGGCCCTcttgagattgagattggggTTGTGACCGTAGAAGGGGCATCAGAGCCCCctgctcctcctgctgctgcttcatctgctcctcctcctccttctgctgctgctacacctgctcctcctcctcctcctgtagcagtagcagtaccAGTAGCAgccaaggaagaggaggaggaggaacatGAGGACAACAAGGACTGGGAGGAGGACGACTATGACGAGGAGTTCGATTTTGAGGCATTTGAGGAAGCGGAGGCTCTAGGTCTATGA
- the LOC136519092 gene encoding uncharacterized protein: MEGLIPLLYKAIKDRRSNAGAGGRAYRTGGALPSSAPVDLDDPEQRRRWLQQELRSPVHAATRLSAAAEGSSLLHRRNLSLEELAGEVGLSPDRRLIRVPLPKARSVRAFACIGAA, translated from the coding sequence ATGGAAGGCCTCATCCCGCTGCTCTACAAGGCCATCAAGGACCGTCGGAGcaacgccggcgccggcggccgtgCCTACCGCACCGGAGGTGCGCTCCCCTCCTCGGCGCCCGTGGACCTGGACGACCCCGAGCAGAGGAGGCGGTGGCTGCAGCAGGAGCTGCGGTCCCCGGTCCACGCGGCGACAAGGTTGTCGGCGGCGGCCGAGGGGTCGTCGCTGCTGCACCGGCGGAACCTGTCGCTGGAGGAGCTGGCGGGCGAGGTGGGGCTCTCGCCCGACCGGCGGCTCATCCGGGTGCCGCTGCCCAAGGCCAGGAGCGTCCGCGCCTTCGCCTGCATCGGCGCCGCCTGA